In Desulfofundulus kuznetsovii DSM 6115, the following are encoded in one genomic region:
- a CDS encoding sulfide/dihydroorotate dehydrogenase-like FAD/NAD-binding protein: MFKILEKQVFSPIIKQMVIEAPRVARKCQPGQFVILRIHEEGERIPLTIADFDREKGTITIVFQEVGKTTKQLGTLEAGDYIKDFVGPLGTPSHIENFGTVVCVGGGVGIAPVFPIARALKEAGNHVISIIGARTRDLLFWEDRMREVSTELFVTTDDGSYVRKGFVTDVLKEIIDERGKDNINLVLAIGPQPMMRACCNVTKDYGIKTIVSLNALMVDGTGMCGCCRVTVGGQTRFVCVDGPEFDGHQVDFAELARRSATFRAEEQRALERHTCQCGCGGGK, encoded by the coding sequence ATGTTCAAAATTTTGGAGAAACAGGTTTTTTCACCCATCATCAAGCAAATGGTTATTGAAGCACCCAGGGTAGCCAGGAAATGTCAGCCGGGTCAGTTTGTTATTTTGCGCATTCACGAAGAAGGTGAGCGTATTCCACTGACCATTGCGGACTTTGACCGGGAAAAGGGTACCATTACCATTGTCTTTCAGGAGGTCGGCAAAACCACCAAACAGCTGGGAACACTGGAAGCGGGAGATTACATCAAAGACTTTGTCGGACCACTGGGGACCCCTTCCCACATTGAAAACTTCGGCACGGTCGTATGCGTCGGTGGCGGTGTAGGGATAGCTCCGGTGTTCCCCATTGCCCGGGCGTTGAAAGAGGCCGGCAATCACGTGATCAGCATCATCGGTGCCCGGACCAGGGATCTCCTCTTCTGGGAGGACCGCATGCGGGAAGTTTCCACCGAGCTTTTTGTGACTACCGATGACGGTTCCTATGTGCGCAAGGGCTTTGTTACCGATGTCTTGAAAGAAATTATTGACGAACGGGGCAAGGACAACATCAACCTGGTGCTGGCCATCGGTCCCCAGCCCATGATGCGGGCCTGTTGCAATGTCACCAAAGATTACGGCATCAAAACCATTGTCAGCCTAAACGCGCTGATGGTGGACGGTACGGGGATGTGTGGTTGTTGCCGGGTGACCGTGGGCGGCCAGACCAGGTTTGTTTGTGTGGATGGTCCTGAATTCGACGGCCACCAGGTGGACTTTGCTGAACTGGCCCGTCGTTCGGCCACCTTCCGGGCAGAAGAACAGCGGGCACTAGAGCGTCATACATGCCAGTGCGGATGTGGAGGTGGCAAATAA
- a CDS encoding DUF2273 domain-containing protein yields MDAYTLAELWKRHRGKITGVILGLAFGWFAIIYGIIKALFVTACVFAGYYVGKRLDERVDFKELFSRLFQER; encoded by the coding sequence ATGGATGCATATACCCTTGCGGAATTATGGAAGCGGCACCGGGGTAAGATTACCGGAGTCATTTTGGGTCTGGCCTTTGGCTGGTTTGCCATTATCTATGGCATTATTAAGGCGCTGTTTGTGACTGCATGTGTTTTCGCCGGGTACTACGTCGGCAAACGTTTGGATGAGCGGGTTGACTTCAAAGAGCTATTTTCCCGGCTGTTCCAGGAAAGATGA
- the nusB gene encoding transcription antitermination factor NusB has product MGRRQAREAALQVLYQVDVARVDPEEALNHLREMASPNPGDSDESDQVNEEDAEIAYLSPRDMLFARELVAGTLAHLKAFDRVIARLSRDWPLYRMAAVDRNIMRMALYEIFHREDIPNSVAVNEAVELAKTFGGPDSSRFINGILGRVVKDPASYYPPEGEIG; this is encoded by the coding sequence ATGGGCAGAAGGCAGGCCAGGGAAGCAGCACTGCAAGTTCTCTACCAGGTAGATGTAGCACGGGTTGATCCCGAAGAAGCTCTCAATCACTTACGGGAAATGGCTTCCCCAAACCCCGGGGACTCTGATGAAAGTGATCAAGTAAACGAAGAAGATGCGGAAATAGCTTATCTGAGCCCCAGGGATATGCTTTTTGCCCGTGAACTGGTTGCCGGCACCCTGGCCCATCTGAAAGCCTTTGATCGGGTCATAGCCCGTTTAAGCCGGGACTGGCCGCTGTACCGTATGGCCGCGGTGGACCGGAATATTATGCGTATGGCGCTTTATGAAATATTCCACCGGGAGGATATCCCCAACAGCGTGGCGGTAAATGAGGCGGTGGAACTCGCCAAAACCTTTGGAGGACCTGACTCCAGTCGTTTTATTAATGGTATTCTCGGCCGGGTGGTAAAGGATCCGGCATCCTATTATCCACCGGAAGGGGAGATCGGGTAA
- the amaP gene encoding alkaline shock response membrane anchor protein AmaP: MGPFDRGLLVIYTFIVTVALVWAAAAVAGFIPPYRVWGGLNMVIGQPQAVIALLGLFILGGARLFWVGVRPRRRQAVVHEATLGQVRIALTAIQDLVEKVALAQNGVREVGARVYPGKEGIRIGIRVAVTPDINIPATAAMVQEQVKNRVLEVTGVTVQDVAITVKSISARKPRVE; encoded by the coding sequence ATGGGGCCCTTTGACCGCGGCCTCCTGGTGATTTATACTTTTATTGTTACAGTTGCTTTGGTCTGGGCTGCCGCTGCCGTGGCCGGTTTTATTCCACCCTACCGGGTGTGGGGCGGGCTGAACATGGTCATTGGGCAACCGCAGGCCGTAATTGCCCTTCTAGGCCTGTTTATTTTAGGCGGCGCCCGCCTGTTTTGGGTGGGGGTACGCCCGCGCCGCCGGCAGGCGGTGGTTCACGAGGCAACCCTGGGACAGGTGCGTATTGCCCTTACCGCCATCCAGGACCTGGTGGAAAAGGTGGCTCTGGCGCAAAATGGGGTGCGGGAAGTCGGTGCCCGGGTCTACCCGGGCAAAGAGGGCATCCGCATTGGTATACGGGTGGCGGTAACTCCGGACATAAACATTCCCGCCACTGCCGCCATGGTGCAGGAACAGGTGAAAAACCGGGTGCTGGAGGTTACCGGGGTGACGGTGCAGGATGTCGCCATTACGGTCAAAAGTATTTCCGCCCGTAAACCCCGGGTGGAGTAA
- a CDS encoding Asp23/Gls24 family envelope stress response protein, with protein MENKEMVIREEQTSLGSIRIADEVVRVIAGLAATEVPGVAGMSGGVVGGIVEMLGKKNLSKGVKVEVGEKEAAVDLFVIVDYGTRIPDVALQIQENVKKAIEAMTGLSVVEVNVNVQGVAFSQEGKDEEHRVR; from the coding sequence ATGGAGAATAAGGAAATGGTAATACGGGAAGAGCAGACCAGCCTGGGTTCAATACGGATTGCCGATGAAGTAGTACGGGTCATTGCCGGCCTGGCCGCCACGGAAGTCCCGGGTGTGGCCGGAATGAGCGGCGGAGTGGTGGGCGGTATTGTAGAAATGCTGGGTAAAAAGAACCTGTCCAAGGGTGTTAAAGTGGAGGTAGGCGAGAAGGAAGCGGCCGTAGACCTGTTTGTCATCGTCGATTACGGCACCCGCATTCCCGATGTGGCCCTTCAAATTCAGGAGAACGTAAAAAAGGCCATAGAGGCCATGACCGGGCTTTCGGTGGTCGAGGTTAATGTCAATGTCCAGGGAGTAGCTTTCAGCCAGGAGGGTAAAGACGAAGAGCACCGGGTCCGTTAG